The proteins below are encoded in one region of Zavarzinella sp.:
- a CDS encoding protein kinase: MVTHPSKAELQCYLRDLLPETQSSEIGLHLQTCEECNHLLDELEGGSASVSTEQVSLPPDLAERIQAMAFPRIEGYEIEKEVGRGGMARVVKAIDRNQRTVAIKIPINLHDQELMRLFVKEATTIHHISRSEMADHRRLIEVYDIRLMPVPCIVMAYTPHGTLAEFMQAHGGELVQNPQAIVPLMMQMAEALHTIHHATPQIIHRDVKPANFLLLNSPLNEDGELNVDRIQLALTDLGLAKAANSTTHTRMGDLRGTPQYMAPEVLENPQHATVQSDLYSLGVVFYELLTASRPFPEASPPVMLQRMKNDLPTRPGEIQPMSKIPKNIEAICLKCLEVNPRHRYRTANELIHDLQHWQDGKITARLPGFQRRLWRWGRRNTVAVGTIFSLLILVVIGLVATLYSISQADLRLQERNAADLRAALAINQADLANKEADLVRQELTEQRRLDSQESIAMRAFDEMYAALNQGDFAAAKTSLERVRGALGSDAPPALQAKFSQAEQHFQVAQALDDNRQRRGVLKLDPKLPETSVLLEYEKLFTKLGHFPLNDQSAEQLAASPICMALTNALDDWASACRDTREKQQLYALAKKASPDPQWGDKIRDLASSNDLPALRQLVQSQPLSRLTQPQIAQLASTLPISDPIVGELLKEGITSHPHDFWFNMLAAKRAISMLNGDFGHDRRQQNLAIAHLHTAQAVRPDSLGALFMLAYISSQENYPEQLDLLAKQAGKFDREHWIPHYILTMAAVRRMNLREAMQHIDRAIQLEPNVINLGYAKIQIHYMLGEITEGVSVCQALKKQFSHIPEVNFYLCAGLLYQNKYSETQKLALEYLTLNPNQPEMRLILSVCLLVQGRLIDAKPLIDSITSSDMELAMQLVPVRAMLHYLTGDLDRAQHLLKQSDSLTKDYQTMLMSAFVATSKGNFQEAKEAIIRGRTIVNDNRVNLSQIAGSMIQIQLTAFTNHLKMYQGFSDALGDRLPGVVDSSTATLRNRLEAMNAAEFLYARQFYSTATQFYELAVSTSAGRIGSYVLNVQCGTRVMAARSATLAWSGAGREAFRTKDADRERYLRFAIQCLQDELKEIRQQTKPATGLLDRMNQALSSRGKSDYSTRLGIIRLHRDLEPLRDERYLQQMPAEQADTLRKYWKDVDELYASIHPPLNIPGIKPVWMFE; encoded by the coding sequence ATGGTGACCCATCCAAGTAAAGCAGAATTGCAGTGCTATCTGCGAGATTTGCTGCCAGAAACCCAAAGTTCGGAAATCGGCCTGCATTTGCAGACCTGCGAAGAGTGCAACCACCTGCTGGACGAGCTGGAAGGTGGCAGCGCCTCCGTCAGTACGGAACAAGTTTCGCTCCCACCGGACCTGGCAGAGCGTATTCAGGCGATGGCCTTCCCACGGATCGAGGGGTATGAAATTGAAAAGGAAGTGGGGCGGGGCGGGATGGCACGGGTGGTGAAAGCGATTGACCGCAATCAACGCACGGTAGCTATCAAAATCCCGATCAATCTTCACGATCAGGAGTTGATGCGGTTGTTTGTGAAGGAAGCCACCACCATTCATCACATTTCCCGCAGTGAAATGGCCGATCATCGGCGGCTGATCGAAGTTTATGACATCCGGCTGATGCCGGTTCCCTGTATCGTGATGGCGTACACTCCCCACGGCACGCTGGCAGAGTTCATGCAGGCCCACGGTGGGGAACTGGTGCAGAATCCACAGGCGATTGTCCCATTGATGATGCAAATGGCAGAGGCACTGCACACCATCCACCATGCCACGCCGCAAATTATCCATCGCGATGTGAAACCGGCCAATTTTCTGTTACTGAACAGCCCACTGAATGAAGATGGCGAATTGAATGTTGATCGGATTCAACTGGCGCTGACAGATCTGGGGCTGGCGAAGGCCGCCAACAGCACCACCCACACCCGCATGGGCGATCTGCGTGGTACCCCCCAATACATGGCACCCGAAGTGCTGGAAAACCCACAGCACGCCACGGTGCAGTCCGATTTATACTCGTTGGGGGTAGTTTTTTACGAATTATTGACCGCAAGTCGGCCGTTTCCCGAAGCCAGCCCACCAGTCATGCTGCAACGGATGAAAAATGACCTGCCCACCCGGCCAGGCGAAATCCAGCCGATGTCGAAGATTCCGAAAAATATCGAAGCAATCTGCCTGAAATGCCTCGAAGTGAATCCCCGGCATCGGTACCGCACTGCGAATGAGCTGATTCACGATCTGCAGCACTGGCAGGATGGGAAAATCACCGCCCGGCTGCCAGGTTTTCAGCGTCGGCTCTGGCGCTGGGGCAGACGCAATACTGTTGCGGTGGGCACGATTTTCAGCCTGCTGATTCTGGTGGTAATTGGGCTGGTAGCCACACTGTACAGTATATCGCAGGCGGATCTTCGATTACAGGAAAGAAATGCCGCTGATTTACGGGCAGCACTTGCCATCAATCAGGCAGATCTGGCGAACAAAGAAGCCGATCTTGTCCGGCAGGAACTGACCGAACAACGGCGGTTGGATTCGCAGGAAAGCATTGCAATGCGTGCATTTGATGAGATGTACGCAGCACTGAATCAGGGGGACTTTGCTGCCGCCAAAACCAGTCTGGAGCGGGTGCGTGGTGCTCTGGGTAGTGATGCCCCACCAGCACTGCAGGCAAAATTTTCACAAGCGGAACAGCACTTTCAAGTAGCACAGGCACTGGATGATAACCGCCAGCGACGTGGGGTATTGAAACTGGATCCTAAGTTGCCGGAAACATCAGTGCTGCTGGAATATGAGAAACTTTTCACAAAGCTTGGTCACTTCCCATTGAATGACCAGAGTGCCGAACAGTTGGCAGCATCCCCGATCTGCATGGCGCTGACGAATGCTTTGGATGACTGGGCCAGCGCCTGCCGCGATACCAGGGAAAAACAGCAACTTTATGCGCTGGCCAAAAAAGCCAGCCCCGACCCACAGTGGGGCGACAAGATCCGCGACCTCGCCAGTAGCAATGACCTGCCAGCACTGAGACAATTGGTACAATCGCAGCCACTCAGTCGTCTTACCCAGCCGCAAATTGCCCAGTTGGCTTCCACCTTACCGATCAGCGATCCAATAGTAGGAGAGTTGTTGAAAGAAGGCATTACTTCGCACCCCCACGATTTCTGGTTCAATATGCTTGCTGCCAAACGCGCCATCAGCATGTTAAACGGTGATTTCGGCCACGACCGCCGCCAGCAGAATCTGGCGATTGCCCACCTGCATACGGCTCAAGCAGTTCGGCCTGATAGTCTGGGTGCGTTGTTCATGCTGGCATATATTTCCAGTCAGGAAAATTATCCCGAACAGTTGGATCTGCTTGCAAAACAGGCGGGCAAGTTTGATCGGGAACACTGGATCCCCCACTATATTCTGACAATGGCAGCAGTGCGTCGCATGAATCTTCGAGAAGCGATGCAGCACATCGATCGTGCAATTCAGTTAGAGCCAAATGTCATCAATCTGGGCTATGCCAAAATTCAGATCCACTACATGCTGGGCGAAATCACCGAAGGGGTTAGCGTGTGTCAAGCACTGAAAAAGCAATTCTCGCATATTCCGGAAGTGAACTTTTATTTATGTGCTGGTTTACTTTATCAGAACAAATATTCCGAAACGCAAAAGCTTGCTCTGGAATATCTGACACTGAACCCGAATCAGCCAGAAATGCGATTAATCCTGAGTGTTTGTCTGCTAGTACAGGGAAGGCTGATCGATGCCAAGCCACTGATCGATTCAATCACTTCCAGCGACATGGAACTGGCGATGCAACTGGTACCAGTACGTGCCATGCTTCACTACCTGACTGGTGATCTGGATCGGGCCCAACATTTGCTGAAACAATCAGATTCACTAACGAAAGATTATCAGACAATGCTCATGTCCGCATTCGTAGCCACATCAAAAGGCAATTTTCAGGAGGCAAAAGAAGCCATTATCCGCGGCAGAACAATAGTGAATGATAATCGGGTGAATCTCTCTCAAATCGCAGGCAGTATGATTCAAATACAGTTAACCGCCTTCACCAATCACCTGAAAATGTATCAAGGCTTTTCAGATGCACTTGGTGATCGACTTCCGGGGGTGGTGGATTCCAGTACCGCCACACTGAGAAATCGGCTTGAAGCGATGAATGCTGCAGAATTTTTGTATGCCAGACAGTTTTATTCAACTGCAACGCAGTTCTACGAACTGGCAGTTTCCACCAGCGCGGGCAGAATAGGAAGTTATGTCCTCAACGTTCAGTGTGGGACGCGGGTAATGGCAGCCCGCTCTGCCACCCTGGCCTGGTCGGGTGCTGGGCGGGAAGCGTTTCGAACCAAAGATGCCGACCGCGAACGTTACCTGCGATTTGCGATCCAGTGCCTGCAGGATGAACTCAAGGAGATTCGCCAACAGACCAAACCAGCCACTGGTTTACTGGATCGGATGAATCAAGCCCTTTCTTCACGTGGTAAATCGGATTATTCAACGCGGTTGGGGATCATTCGCCTGCACCGCGATCTGGAACCACTGCGGGATGAACGCTACCTGCAACAAATGCCGGCAGAACAGGCAGACACCCTCCGCAAATATTGGAAGGATGTCGATGAGCTGTATGCTTCAATCCATCCCCCACTGAATATTCCGGGTATAAAGCCAGTGTGGATGTTTGAATAA
- the csrA gene encoding carbon storage regulator CsrA has protein sequence MLVLSRRVGEEIVIDNNIRITIVSVKGDRVRIGVAAPKNVAVDRAEVHERRVQFDVVVPVHASADEEVLLGESTEPNPTSDTLRH, from the coding sequence ATGTTGGTATTATCTCGCAGAGTTGGTGAAGAAATTGTCATCGACAACAACATCCGCATCACCATTGTGTCTGTAAAAGGGGATCGTGTTCGTATCGGGGTGGCAGCACCCAAGAATGTAGCGGTGGATCGTGCAGAAGTGCACGAACGCCGAGTTCAGTTTGATGTCGTTGTTCCTGTGCATGCTTCTGCAGACGAAGAAGTGCTGCTGGGTGAAAGCACCGAACCGAACCCCACATCAGATACGTTGCGACACTAA
- a CDS encoding PH domain-containing protein, giving the protein MRESPNRPQSSYPVYGGAFFAHIVINELSMAAATQQKYPDPSLKDLYWGGYSGWALWPLALLCAVLAPVIFYLVPWLFERWGFNHANVAWICINVDIVLLSGCAALWLYRSIYYVYRLTPEYLFIDRGYFHRPVPKLPLKTISEICITSPRWYQIAGTGTIRITCTGGRIEYLTGVFNPHACVQRLNSLICN; this is encoded by the coding sequence GTGCGAGAATCTCCTAATCGCCCGCAATCTTCCTACCCTGTATACGGTGGGGCATTTTTTGCCCACATCGTTATTAATGAACTGTCTATGGCCGCAGCAACGCAGCAAAAATACCCCGATCCTTCGCTCAAGGACCTTTATTGGGGTGGTTACAGTGGGTGGGCATTGTGGCCACTCGCACTGCTCTGTGCGGTGCTGGCACCGGTCATTTTCTATCTGGTCCCATGGCTTTTCGAACGGTGGGGCTTCAACCACGCCAATGTCGCCTGGATTTGCATCAATGTCGATATTGTGCTGCTCAGCGGGTGTGCTGCCCTCTGGCTTTACCGCAGCATTTACTATGTCTACCGCCTGACCCCTGAGTATTTGTTCATAGATCGAGGCTATTTTCATCGTCCGGTGCCAAAATTGCCACTCAAAACGATCAGCGAAATTTGCATTACCAGCCCACGCTGGTACCAAATTGCGGGCACGGGCACGATCCGAATTACCTGCACCGGTGGGCGAATCGAGTATCTCACAGGTGTTTTCAATCCCCACGCGTGCGTGCAGCGACTCAATTCGTTGATCTGTAATTAG
- the guaB gene encoding IMP dehydrogenase: protein MLERIAYQGITFDDVLLEPGYSEVVPRDADVRTQLTRNIKLNIPIISSPMDTVTESELAIALAQEGGLGIIHKNLSISAQTREVDKVKRSENGVISDPVTLPPDESVANAKRIMEQHHISGVPITVDGFLKGILTRRDLRFLSDSDQTIADVMTKDGLVTAKENTTLEEAERILTENKVEKLLLVDDLYRLKGLITIKDIDKILNFPNGCKDSRGRLRVGAAIGVHDFERAASLIEAGVDLLVVDSAHGHSKNVIETVRELKRQFAIEIIAGNIATQEGARALVEAGADAVKVGIGPGSICTTRIVSGVGVPQLSAISEAAKGVGDPAIPLIADGGIRYSGDITKALAVGAHCVMIGGLFAGLAESPGQTIIYKGRTFKAYRGMGSLGAMMAGSGDRYQQGKDAVNNGKLVPEGVEGRVPYKGPLAPFLFQLIGGLRAGMGYCGTQNLMELRTKARFIQVSAASVQESHPHDILITQEAPNYSTREEGTKSDNL from the coding sequence ATGCTGGAACGTATTGCCTATCAGGGAATCACATTTGACGATGTCTTGTTAGAACCGGGTTATTCGGAGGTTGTCCCACGGGATGCCGATGTGCGAACTCAACTGACCCGAAACATCAAACTGAACATCCCCATTATCTCTTCACCCATGGATACTGTGACCGAAAGCGAACTGGCCATCGCACTGGCACAGGAAGGTGGGCTGGGGATTATTCACAAAAATTTGTCGATTTCTGCCCAGACTCGGGAAGTAGATAAGGTAAAGCGTTCTGAAAACGGGGTGATCAGCGATCCCGTGACCCTCCCACCGGACGAATCGGTGGCAAATGCCAAGCGGATTATGGAGCAGCACCACATCAGTGGGGTGCCGATTACGGTGGATGGCTTTTTGAAAGGCATTCTGACCCGCCGCGATCTGCGATTTTTAAGCGATTCGGACCAGACAATTGCCGATGTGATGACCAAAGACGGGCTGGTTACTGCAAAAGAGAACACCACCCTGGAAGAGGCCGAGCGGATCCTGACCGAAAATAAAGTGGAGAAACTTCTCCTGGTAGACGATCTATATCGACTGAAGGGATTAATTACGATCAAAGACATCGATAAGATCCTGAATTTTCCCAACGGCTGTAAAGATAGTCGTGGTCGGCTCCGAGTGGGTGCCGCGATTGGTGTACACGATTTCGAGCGGGCAGCATCGCTGATTGAAGCGGGTGTGGATCTGCTGGTGGTCGATTCTGCCCACGGTCACTCGAAAAATGTGATCGAAACAGTGCGGGAACTGAAAAGACAGTTCGCGATTGAAATTATTGCTGGCAACATTGCCACCCAGGAAGGAGCCCGTGCCCTGGTTGAGGCTGGTGCCGATGCAGTGAAGGTGGGGATCGGGCCTGGTTCGATCTGTACCACACGGATTGTGTCTGGCGTGGGTGTCCCCCAGCTTTCGGCGATTTCGGAAGCAGCAAAAGGGGTGGGCGATCCTGCCATCCCACTGATTGCGGATGGTGGCATCCGCTATTCGGGCGACATTACCAAAGCATTGGCTGTTGGTGCCCATTGTGTGATGATTGGCGGACTGTTTGCGGGGCTGGCAGAAAGCCCAGGGCAAACCATCATCTACAAAGGAAGAACATTTAAAGCCTACCGCGGCATGGGCTCGCTGGGTGCAATGATGGCCGGCTCCGGCGATCGTTACCAGCAGGGCAAAGATGCGGTGAATAATGGCAAACTGGTACCCGAAGGGGTGGAAGGTCGGGTGCCCTACAAAGGCCCACTGGCACCATTCCTGTTTCAGTTGATCGGTGGATTGCGTGCTGGCATGGGGTATTGCGGCACACAGAATTTAATGGAATTACGCACAAAAGCCCGATTTATTCAGGTAAGTGCGGCTTCGGTGCAGGAGAGTCACCCTCATGATATTCTCATTACTCAAGAAGCTCCCAACTACAGTACGCGGGAGGAAGGCACCAAATCGGATAACTTATAG
- a CDS encoding FkbM family methyltransferase — MLKFVKKVIKKLIRYQPVSQQSDPTPPPIVPQLKLAQLRDFRLHGSSRWDDTGAVLITSPNIWDYGLEADFDLTTTSTTVMLSVEGEILHGEIAFCLIRADNEIDSMAMIPHGVRNPRVLFHKPADAKSILVRNVSSSGESHIRLTQMKLEPFSLDLNTGNAFDLQQTQLSRDEARFWNRFYGTESPPRLEQYRRHRIFDHLQQATWVTWREGVQIKIAPGNETSRALFVSGNYEPVELAVLESLVSTGMMVVDIGANQGIYTTRAASLVGATGKVVAIEPSEREFQRLTENIQKNQFSQVSPFAVALSNQEGEATLLISQENHSGHNTLAGSFSYVTTHSDGLQVVPLKRLDDLLPTAGVGKVDFIKIDVEGAELSAFQGGRAVLERDHPVILFEATAQHLGKMGVTTDQLFGFLAELGYRFLRFDPTTFTWVPVPGYQSGSEAYVAVPAKNSEQVASQINNYLQKTYVDSATDNLVIAKSMNSSDGLDIGVFFSSDAIAINEARLEHLASLKLDLRGKTVLEVGGGPGHHTCLLEDLGGNVLLTDARADNLEDAVARHPHRKTAILDLNDCPNIEQLGKFDAIYCYGTLYHLEKPQYAIEQLAKVGDMIMMETCLCTAHDNVVEIVGENKDNPNQASSGLGCRPARAWVMDQLRKNFGYSYIAIDQPNHIDFNLEWETPPEAKNYRAIFVGSRTPIQLPKLVTDLPMHQQFYRYLNVKYLEVETTAQAEAALPAWFAEKAKIKLVFPNNADAPAKRSRILELAKDSGYVRIADYHWKGRYFLTLVPTVSNE; from the coding sequence ATGCTGAAGTTTGTCAAGAAAGTGATCAAAAAGCTGATTCGTTATCAACCAGTATCCCAACAATCTGACCCAACGCCACCGCCAATCGTGCCACAATTGAAGCTGGCACAATTGCGAGACTTTCGACTCCATGGCAGCAGTCGCTGGGACGATACTGGTGCGGTGCTGATCACCTCTCCAAACATCTGGGATTACGGTCTTGAAGCCGATTTTGACCTGACAACCACTTCCACTACTGTGATGTTGTCTGTGGAAGGGGAAATCCTGCATGGGGAAATCGCGTTTTGTCTGATCCGGGCAGACAATGAAATCGATTCGATGGCGATGATCCCCCACGGTGTTCGCAATCCTCGCGTCCTGTTTCACAAACCAGCCGATGCAAAATCGATTTTGGTTCGCAACGTGTCTTCCAGTGGGGAATCTCACATCCGCCTGACACAGATGAAACTGGAGCCATTTTCGCTGGATTTGAACACAGGCAACGCGTTTGATCTTCAGCAAACACAGCTCAGTCGAGATGAAGCCCGTTTCTGGAATCGTTTTTATGGCACAGAATCACCCCCACGGTTAGAGCAATATCGTCGCCACCGAATCTTCGATCATCTGCAGCAGGCAACGTGGGTCACCTGGCGTGAGGGAGTGCAGATTAAAATTGCCCCCGGCAACGAGACAAGCAGGGCGTTATTTGTCTCCGGCAACTACGAACCAGTCGAACTGGCGGTGCTTGAATCGCTGGTCAGTACAGGGATGATGGTCGTCGACATTGGTGCGAATCAGGGGATTTACACTACCCGTGCTGCCAGTCTGGTGGGAGCCACTGGCAAGGTGGTGGCTATTGAGCCTTCAGAACGGGAATTTCAGCGGTTGACCGAAAACATTCAAAAAAATCAATTTTCACAAGTCTCTCCGTTCGCAGTGGCACTCAGCAATCAGGAAGGTGAGGCGACTCTGCTGATCAGCCAGGAAAATCACTCTGGCCACAATACCCTGGCGGGCTCCTTTTCATATGTCACCACCCACTCCGACGGTCTGCAGGTGGTGCCACTGAAGCGACTGGATGACCTGCTTCCCACGGCCGGGGTAGGGAAAGTCGATTTCATTAAAATCGATGTCGAGGGTGCAGAACTGAGTGCTTTCCAGGGTGGTCGAGCCGTCCTGGAAAGGGATCACCCAGTCATTCTGTTTGAAGCAACCGCCCAGCACCTTGGGAAAATGGGTGTCACCACCGATCAGTTATTTGGCTTTCTGGCCGAACTGGGTTACCGTTTCCTGCGGTTTGACCCCACCACCTTTACCTGGGTGCCCGTGCCTGGCTATCAAAGCGGGTCTGAAGCCTACGTGGCAGTACCGGCGAAGAACTCCGAGCAGGTTGCTTCACAGATAAACAATTATCTGCAAAAGACTTACGTCGATTCAGCCACAGACAATCTGGTCATTGCCAAATCGATGAATTCCTCCGATGGTCTGGATATTGGTGTCTTTTTCTCTTCTGATGCGATTGCAATTAACGAGGCCCGTCTGGAGCATCTGGCCAGCCTGAAGCTCGATCTGCGGGGCAAAACAGTGCTGGAAGTTGGTGGTGGACCAGGTCACCACACCTGTCTGCTGGAAGATCTGGGCGGAAATGTCCTGCTGACGGACGCACGTGCGGACAATCTGGAAGACGCAGTGGCACGCCACCCCCACCGGAAAACGGCAATCCTGGATTTGAACGACTGCCCGAATATTGAACAGTTGGGCAAGTTTGATGCCATTTACTGCTACGGCACCCTCTACCACCTGGAAAAGCCCCAGTACGCCATTGAACAATTGGCGAAAGTGGGCGACATGATCATGATGGAAACGTGCCTCTGCACCGCCCACGATAATGTGGTAGAGATTGTGGGTGAAAACAAAGATAATCCCAACCAGGCTTCCAGTGGGCTGGGTTGTCGGCCCGCCCGTGCCTGGGTGATGGATCAACTTCGGAAGAACTTTGGTTACAGCTACATCGCCATCGATCAGCCGAACCACATCGACTTTAATCTGGAATGGGAAACCCCACCGGAAGCGAAAAATTATCGGGCAATTTTCGTGGGATCCCGCACCCCGATTCAATTGCCGAAACTGGTGACCGACCTGCCCATGCACCAGCAGTTTTACAGATATCTTAATGTTAAGTATCTTGAGGTTGAGACAACTGCTCAGGCCGAGGCAGCACTGCCGGCTTGGTTTGCGGAAAAAGCAAAGATCAAGCTGGTGTTTCCCAATAATGCGGACGCACCTGCCAAGCGCAGTCGAATCCTGGAACTGGCGAAAGATTCGGGATATGTCCGCATTGCCGATTACCACTGGAAAGGCCGCTATTTCCTGACCCTGGTCCCCACGGTCAGCAACGAATAA
- a CDS encoding class I SAM-dependent methyltransferase encodes MMDYFLEIFGTLRRAGPGSSECTQRAYAMMTELPTAPHILDIGCGPGVQTVDLLRLSGGTVVALDFLPEMIERTKTLAIEAGVDSRLTVLDKDMNLIDFPPGTFDVVWSEAAIYNMGFENGLRKIFNIVRPGGYVAVSEVVWLKNNPPAPLREYWQQYPEIDTVANKLTVIERLGYQPVGSFLLPVSAWTENYYTPMEQRIAEKSLEWKGIPEAMAVLDEATQEIAIFRQYSDYFGYAFFVMRAPERK; translated from the coding sequence ATGATGGATTACTTTCTCGAAATTTTTGGCACGTTACGGCGTGCTGGACCTGGGTCTTCGGAATGCACCCAACGTGCCTATGCCATGATGACAGAATTACCCACCGCACCACATATTCTGGACATTGGTTGTGGGCCAGGGGTGCAAACAGTTGACTTGTTACGCCTATCTGGCGGGACCGTCGTAGCACTGGATTTTCTTCCCGAAATGATTGAAAGGACAAAAACTCTTGCGATCGAAGCGGGGGTTGACAGTCGGTTGACAGTGCTTGACAAGGACATGAACCTGATTGATTTCCCACCAGGGACCTTTGATGTTGTCTGGTCTGAAGCTGCCATTTACAACATGGGGTTTGAAAACGGTTTAAGGAAAATCTTCAATATTGTCCGACCTGGTGGATATGTTGCTGTCAGTGAAGTTGTCTGGCTGAAGAATAACCCACCGGCACCACTTCGGGAATATTGGCAGCAATACCCGGAGATTGATACCGTAGCTAACAAGCTGACGGTCATTGAACGATTAGGTTATCAGCCTGTGGGGTCATTTCTATTGCCAGTCAGCGCCTGGACTGAGAATTACTATACTCCAATGGAACAACGAATCGCTGAAAAATCATTGGAATGGAAGGGAATACCCGAAGCAATGGCGGTTCTGGATGAAGCAACACAAGAGATCGCAATTTTTCGGCAATATTCGGATTACTTTGGCTATGCATTTTTTGTGATGCGTGCCCCCGAAAGAAAATAA
- a CDS encoding zinc ribbon domain-containing protein, with the protein MAQSISCPSCQTVLGIPPEGIPKSDLECMWCGNIIGQTASEAPQTPQPPQIARKTASRTQEIDWDSLEDEPAPKPVAEKQPPRVPKKAAPPPKEAPPTEERPVRQRNRGSTWAVTEDLAAKETKPPPRPVFEEEDDEENANPYIVEEIVENSIPCRNCGKRIPDTDLLCTHCGYNHETGEVIKRTFPVVNRYWDTGMSRKWRWRWFGIAVGIDLFFYGARYLVLSLDPVEYGTLLFTIFLQAFLLGSYPALQVRRDSRGRSRITSYFFICLYPVWENRIRWQDHESVAIGPYSTTGITDWLIFLIFLSAAPTAFALAGWGKLIWLVFTLGSAALWYFLVIFPERFAVSLTKGHGASETYVYRGPKQAKAQEIMQTITDCTGLPLEHAKKRVTTEF; encoded by the coding sequence ATGGCACAGTCGATTTCCTGTCCCAGTTGTCAAACGGTGCTGGGGATCCCACCGGAAGGCATACCCAAATCCGACCTCGAATGCATGTGGTGCGGCAATATCATCGGTCAGACAGCCAGTGAAGCCCCGCAGACGCCCCAGCCCCCGCAGATTGCCAGAAAAACTGCATCCAGAACGCAGGAAATCGATTGGGACAGTCTCGAAGACGAGCCCGCACCCAAGCCAGTAGCAGAAAAGCAGCCACCACGTGTGCCGAAGAAAGCGGCACCTCCACCCAAAGAAGCCCCACCCACAGAAGAACGACCGGTGCGGCAACGCAATCGCGGCAGCACCTGGGCGGTGACAGAGGATCTGGCAGCAAAAGAAACGAAGCCGCCCCCACGTCCGGTGTTTGAAGAAGAGGACGATGAAGAAAACGCCAACCCCTACATCGTGGAAGAAATTGTCGAAAATTCGATTCCGTGCAGGAATTGTGGGAAGCGGATTCCGGACACTGACCTGCTCTGCACCCACTGTGGGTACAACCACGAAACAGGCGAAGTAATCAAACGCACCTTCCCGGTGGTGAATCGCTATTGGGATACGGGGATGTCTCGCAAGTGGCGTTGGCGCTGGTTTGGCATTGCCGTGGGGATCGATCTGTTCTTCTACGGTGCCCGCTATCTGGTGCTGTCGCTTGACCCTGTCGAATATGGCACACTGCTGTTTACGATTTTCCTGCAGGCATTTTTGCTCGGTTCCTATCCTGCGTTGCAGGTCAGGCGAGATTCCCGTGGTCGCAGTCGGATTACCAGCTACTTTTTCATCTGCCTGTACCCGGTGTGGGAAAACCGGATTCGCTGGCAGGACCACGAATCGGTTGCGATTGGGCCCTACAGCACCACAGGGATCACGGATTGGTTAATTTTTCTCATTTTTCTCTCTGCCGCACCCACCGCGTTTGCGTTGGCGGGCTGGGGAAAACTGATCTGGCTGGTATTCACGCTGGGCAGTGCCGCACTGTGGTATTTTCTGGTGATTTTTCCAGAACGCTTCGCAGTCAGTCTGACGAAAGGCCACGGTGCCAGCGAAACGTATGTTTACCGAGGTCCAAAACAGGCGAAAGCCCAGGAAATCATGCAGACGATTACCGACTGTACTGGCCTGCCACTGGAACATGCGAAAAAACGCGTCACCACGGAGTTTTAA